In Borrelia hispanica CRI, a genomic segment contains:
- a CDS encoding DUF261 family protein has protein sequence EFEISEVKIKNNIGSHFMATNNTEVLYDPLFLKDRGQEYHLKSKRIFRKI, from the coding sequence GAATTTGAGATAAGTGAAGTTAAAATAAAGAATAATATTGGGTCCCATTTTATGGCAACAAATAATACAGAAGTTTTATATGATCCTCTTTTTCTTAAAGATAGAGGGCAAGAATATCATCTTAAATCTAAGCGTATATTTAGAAAAATATGA